One genomic region from Lacerta agilis isolate rLacAgi1 chromosome 13, rLacAgi1.pri, whole genome shotgun sequence encodes:
- the ATP5MF gene encoding ATP synthase subunit f, mitochondrial yields MADRPVPVKDMRLLDVKVGQLPAWLATRDYTPAGIVTGVRGGYDRFVKKYIDVRKPGIGGLAMMLTGYVVLSYVWTFDHIKHDRWRKYH; encoded by the exons ATGGCGGACCGACCCG TTCCAGTAAAAGATATGAGGCTGCTGGATGTAAAAGTGGGGCAGTTGCCAGCCTGGTTAGCAACTCGAGATTACACCCCAGCTGGGATTGTTACGGGTGTCCGTGgag GCTATGACAGATTTGTCAAAAAGTACATTGATGTGAGGAAACCAGGCATTGGTGGCCTGGCCATGATGCTAACTGGCTATGTGGTTTTGAGCTACGTCTGGACCTTCGACCATATAA AGCATGATCGCTGGAGGAAGTATCACTGA